A genomic window from Equus asinus isolate D_3611 breed Donkey chromosome 25, EquAss-T2T_v2, whole genome shotgun sequence includes:
- the LINGO4 gene encoding leucine-rich repeat and immunoglobulin-like domain-containing nogo receptor-interacting protein 4 — MAAATAPKQAWPPWSLLLFLLLLPGGSSGGCPAVCDCTSQPRAVLCAYRQLEAVPGGLPLDTELLDLSGNRLWGLQQGMFSRLGLLRELDLSYNQLSTLEPGAFRGLQSLLTLRLQGNRLRIMGPGVFSGLSALMLLDLRLNQIVLFLDGAFGELGSLQQLEVGDNHLVFVAPGAFAGLAKLSTLTLERCNLSTVPGLALAHLPALVALRLRELDIGRLPAGALRGLGKLKELEIHHWPSLEALEPGSLLGLNLSSLAITRCNLSSVPFQALHHLSFLRVLDLSQNPISSIPARRLSPLVRLQELRLSGACLTSIAAHAFQGLTAFHLLDVADNALQTLEETAFPSPDKLVTLRLSGNPLTCDCRLLWLLRLRRRLDFGTSPPACAGPQHVQGKSLREFSDILPPGHFTCQPAMIRKSGPRWVVAEEGGHALFSCSGDGDPAPTVSWMRPQGAWLGRAGRVRVLEDGTLEIRSVQLRDRGAYVCVVSNVAGNDSLRTWLEVIQIEPPNGSFSDPNITMPGIPGPFFLDSRGIAMVLAVGFLPFLTSVTLCFGLIALWSKGKGRVKHHTTFDFVAPRPSGDKNSGGNRVTAKLF; from the coding sequence ATGGCTGCGGCCACAGCTCCAAAGCAAGCCTGGCCCCCGTGgtccctcctccttttcctgctcctcctgcctggAGGGAGCAGTGGTGGCTGCCCTGCTGTGTGCGACTGCACCTCCCAGCCCCGGGCAGTGCTCTGCGCCTACCGGCAGCTGGAGGCTGTACCTGGGGGACTCCCGCTAGATACCGAACTCCTGGACCTGAGTGGGAATCGCCTGTGGGGGCTTCAGCAGGGAATGTTCTCCCGCCTGGGCCTGCTCCGGGAACTGGATCTCAGCTACAACCAGCTGTCCACCCTTGAGCCTGGGGCCTTTCGTGGCCTACAAAGCCTACTCACCCTGAGGCTGCAGGGCAATCGGCTGAGAATCATGGGGCCAGGGGTCTTCTCGGGCCTGTCTGCCCTCATGCTGCTGGACCTCCGCCTCAACCAGATTGTCCTCTTCCTCGATGGAGCTTTTGGGGAGCTGGGAAGCCTCCAGCAGCTGGAGGTTGGGGACAACCACCTGGTGTTTGTGGCTCCAGGAGCCTTTGCAGGGCTGGCCAAGCTGAGCACGCTCACTCTGGAGCGCTGCAACCTCAGCACGGTACCCGGCCTGGCCCTGGCTCATCTCCCGGCACTAGTGGCCCTAAGGCTTCGAGAACTGGATATTGGGAGACTACCGGCAGGGGCGCTACGGGGGCTGGGGAAGCTAAAGGAGCTGGAGATCCACCACTGGCCATCTCTGGAGGCCCTGGAGCCTGGGAGCCTGCTTGGGCTCAATCTCAGCAGCCTGGCCATCACTCGCTGCAATCTGAGCTCGGTGCCCTTTCAAGCGCTGCACCACCTGAGCTTCCTCAGGGTCCTGGATCTGTCTCAGAACCCCATTTCATCCATCCCAGCCCGAAGGCTCAGTCCCTTGGTGCGGCTCCAGGAACTACGTCTGTCGGGGGCATGCCTAACCTCCATCGCTGCCCATGCCTTCCAGGGCTTGACTGCCTTCCACCTCCTGGATGTGGCGGATAATGCCCTTCAGACACTAGAGGAAACAGCCTTCCCTTCTCCAGACAAACTGGTCACCCTGAGGCTGTCTGGCAACCCCCTGACCTGTGACTGCCGCCTCCTCTGGCTGCTCCGGCTCCGCCGCCGCCTGGACTTTGGCACGTCCCCCCCTGCCTGTGCTGGCCCGCAGCATGTCCAGGGGAAGAGCCTGAGGGAGTTTTCAGACATCTTACCTCCAGGGCACTTCACTTGCCAACCAGCCATGATCCGAAAGTCTGGGCCCCGCTGGGTTGTTGCAGAGGAGGGGGGGCATGCTCTTTTCTCCTGCTCTGGAGATGGAGACCCAGCCCCGACCGTCTCCTGGATGAGGCCTCAGGGGGCTTGGCTGGGAAGGGCTGGGAGAGTAAGGGTTCTAGAGGACGGGACACTGGAGATCCGCTCAGTGCAGCTACGGGATAGAGGGGCCTATGTCTGTGTGGTCAGCAATGTGGCTGGGAATGACTCCCTGAGGACCTGGCTGGAAGTGATCCAAATTGAACCACCAAATGGCTCTTTCTCTGACCCCAACATCACCATGCCAGGGatcccagggcctttcttcctagATAGCAGAGGCATAGCTATGGTGCTGGCAGttggcttcctccccttcctcaccTCAGTGACCCTCTGCTTTGGCCTCATTGCCCTCTGGAGCAAGGGCAAAGGCCGGGTCAAACATCACACGACCTTTGACTTTGTGGCACCTCGGCCTTCTGGGGATAAGAACTCTGGGGGTAACCGAGTCACTGCCAAGCTCTTCTGA